A stretch of the Orcinus orca chromosome 1, mOrcOrc1.1, whole genome shotgun sequence genome encodes the following:
- the CACYBP gene encoding calcyclin-binding protein isoform X1, translating into MASTVEELQKDLEEVKVLLEKATRKRVRDALTAEKSRIETEIKNKMQQKSQRKAELLENEKPAAVVAPITTGYTVKISNYGWDQSDKFVKIYITLTGVHQVPAENVQVHFTERSFDLLVKNLNGKSYSMIVNNLLKPISVEGSSKKIKTDTVLILCRKKAENTRWDYLTQVEKECKEKEKPSYDTETDPSEGLMNVLKKIYEDGDDDMKRTINKAWVESREKQAKGDTEF; encoded by the exons ATGGCTTCAACTGTGGAGGAG CTACAGAAAGATCTAGAAGAGGTGAAGGTGCTGCTGGAAAAAGCCACTAGAAAAAGAGTACGTGATGCCCTGACAGCTGAAAAATCCAGGATTGAGACAGAAATCAAGAATAAGATGCAgcagaaatcacagaggaaagcAGAACTTCTGGAAAACGAAAAGCCAGCCGCTGTGGTTGCTCCTATTACAACAGGATATACAGTGAAAATCAGTAATTATG GATGGGATCAGTCAGATAAGTTTGTGAAAATCTACATTACCTTAACTGGAGTTCATCAAGTCCCCGCTGAGAATGTGCAGGTGCATTTCACAGAGAG GTCATTTGATCTTTTGGTAAAGAATCTAAATGGGAAGAGTTACTCCATGATTGTGAACAATCTCTTGAAACCCATCTCTGTGGAAGGCAGTTCAAAAAAG ATCAAGACAGATACAGTTCTTATCTTATGTaggaagaaagcagaaaacaCACGGTGGGACTACCTGACTCAGGttgaaaaagaatgcaaagagaaaga aaagCCCTCCTACGACACTGAAACAGATCCTAGTGAGGGATTAATGAATGTTCTAAAGAAAATTTATGAAGATGGAGATGATGATATGAAGCGAACCATTAATAAAGCCTGGGTGGAATCAAGAGAGAAGCAAGCCAAAGGAGATACAGAATTCTGA
- the CACYBP gene encoding calcyclin-binding protein isoform X2 produces the protein MQQKSQRKAELLENEKPAAVVAPITTGYTVKISNYGWDQSDKFVKIYITLTGVHQVPAENVQVHFTERSFDLLVKNLNGKSYSMIVNNLLKPISVEGSSKKIKTDTVLILCRKKAENTRWDYLTQVEKECKEKEKPSYDTETDPSEGLMNVLKKIYEDGDDDMKRTINKAWVESREKQAKGDTEF, from the exons ATGCAgcagaaatcacagaggaaagcAGAACTTCTGGAAAACGAAAAGCCAGCCGCTGTGGTTGCTCCTATTACAACAGGATATACAGTGAAAATCAGTAATTATG GATGGGATCAGTCAGATAAGTTTGTGAAAATCTACATTACCTTAACTGGAGTTCATCAAGTCCCCGCTGAGAATGTGCAGGTGCATTTCACAGAGAG GTCATTTGATCTTTTGGTAAAGAATCTAAATGGGAAGAGTTACTCCATGATTGTGAACAATCTCTTGAAACCCATCTCTGTGGAAGGCAGTTCAAAAAAG ATCAAGACAGATACAGTTCTTATCTTATGTaggaagaaagcagaaaacaCACGGTGGGACTACCTGACTCAGGttgaaaaagaatgcaaagagaaaga aaagCCCTCCTACGACACTGAAACAGATCCTAGTGAGGGATTAATGAATGTTCTAAAGAAAATTTATGAAGATGGAGATGATGATATGAAGCGAACCATTAATAAAGCCTGGGTGGAATCAAGAGAGAAGCAAGCCAAAGGAGATACAGAATTCTGA